A DNA window from Anaerobaca lacustris contains the following coding sequences:
- a CDS encoding methyltransferase domain-containing protein: MDAKPGSANPRPPDKGKATSGGTKSLGPVPNLEEHVNSEWWRQIFNSTYLKTDGDVVDDLGVTAKEVDAFCEILKLQKDQRLLDVCCGQGPDVLELARRGFANVEGLDRSHYLVQRARTQAKKEGLNVRFKEGDARKLPYATDTFDVVTILGNSFGYFETIEDDMRVLKEVRRVLKPWGRLLIDVADGEYLRRKFQPRSWEWIDKHYFVCRERSLSLDKQRLISREVVTHVEKGVVADQFYAERLYSRKGIQELLTKAGFSDVIVHGQISGDSQRNQDLGMMEKRIMVTGSVRKEWTPRKHKKDFKTVTVLFGDPAKPDPLKPLCVFDDDDFYTIDQLKNALRELEAYRYTYLSNHDTLIDDLRKLIGKTDFVFNLCDEGFGNDPRKELHVPSLLEVLGIPYTGGGPQCLAFCYDKSLVRGVAKEMQVPVPEGFFIKPEDSTFELSFAFPAICKPNFGDSSFGITQRSVTNTVEELVNAITEIREKFGYEKPILVEEFLTGKDFTVGIIGNPPESYTVLPIIEEDYSMLPPELPRLCGYEAKWQPDSPYWQIKSIPAQLPEEAEKLVVECCLKLFERLECRDYCRFDWRLDAQGTPKLLEVNPNPGWCWDGHMAKMSKIAGISYSEMLEAILKAAEDRLGLQAARAKTANGTRNGQANGIVAVDAARTPAETECSKT; this comes from the coding sequence ATGGACGCAAAACCTGGATCCGCGAATCCAAGACCGCCCGACAAGGGCAAAGCGACCTCCGGCGGGACGAAATCCCTGGGGCCGGTCCCCAACCTCGAGGAGCACGTCAACAGCGAGTGGTGGCGGCAGATCTTCAACTCGACCTACCTCAAGACCGACGGCGACGTGGTGGACGATCTTGGCGTGACCGCCAAGGAAGTGGACGCGTTCTGCGAGATCCTCAAGCTCCAGAAGGACCAGCGTCTGCTCGACGTCTGCTGCGGGCAGGGTCCGGACGTGCTCGAACTGGCCCGTCGCGGCTTCGCCAACGTCGAGGGGCTCGACCGCTCGCACTATCTCGTGCAAAGGGCTCGGACGCAGGCCAAGAAGGAAGGCCTGAACGTCCGGTTCAAGGAGGGTGATGCGCGCAAACTACCTTACGCCACCGACACGTTCGACGTGGTGACGATCCTGGGCAACAGCTTCGGCTATTTCGAGACGATCGAAGACGATATGCGCGTGCTGAAAGAGGTGCGGCGCGTGCTCAAGCCGTGGGGCCGCCTGCTGATCGACGTCGCCGACGGCGAGTACCTGCGGCGCAAGTTCCAGCCCCGCAGTTGGGAGTGGATCGACAAGCACTATTTCGTCTGCCGCGAGCGGTCGCTGTCGCTGGACAAGCAGCGTCTGATCTCGCGCGAAGTGGTCACCCACGTGGAGAAGGGTGTGGTGGCCGACCAGTTCTACGCCGAGCGGCTCTACAGCCGCAAGGGCATCCAGGAGCTGCTGACCAAGGCGGGTTTCTCTGACGTCATCGTGCACGGGCAGATCTCCGGCGACTCCCAGCGCAACCAGGACCTGGGCATGATGGAGAAGCGCATCATGGTCACCGGGTCCGTGCGGAAGGAGTGGACGCCTCGAAAGCACAAGAAAGACTTCAAGACCGTCACCGTCCTGTTCGGCGACCCGGCCAAGCCCGATCCGCTCAAGCCGCTGTGTGTCTTCGACGACGACGATTTCTACACGATCGACCAACTCAAGAACGCCCTGCGCGAGCTGGAGGCCTATCGCTACACGTACCTGAGCAACCACGACACGCTGATCGACGACCTGCGAAAGCTGATCGGCAAGACCGATTTCGTCTTCAATCTCTGCGACGAAGGGTTCGGCAACGACCCACGCAAGGAGCTGCACGTGCCGAGCCTGCTGGAGGTGCTGGGCATCCCGTACACGGGGGGCGGGCCGCAGTGCCTGGCGTTTTGCTACGACAAGTCGCTGGTTCGCGGCGTCGCCAAGGAGATGCAGGTGCCGGTGCCCGAGGGGTTCTTCATCAAACCGGAGGACAGCACGTTCGAGCTGTCGTTTGCCTTTCCGGCGATCTGCAAGCCAAACTTCGGCGATTCCAGTTTCGGCATCACCCAGCGCAGCGTGACCAATACGGTCGAGGAGCTGGTCAACGCGATCACGGAGATTCGCGAGAAGTTCGGCTATGAGAAGCCGATCCTCGTCGAGGAGTTCCTGACGGGCAAGGACTTCACCGTCGGGATCATCGGCAACCCGCCGGAGTCGTATACTGTGCTGCCGATTATCGAGGAAGACTACTCGATGCTGCCGCCCGAGCTGCCGCGACTGTGCGGCTACGAGGCCAAGTGGCAGCCGGACTCGCCGTACTGGCAGATCAAGTCGATTCCCGCCCAACTGCCCGAGGAGGCCGAGAAGCTCGTCGTCGAGTGCTGTCTGAAGCTGTTCGAGCGGCTCGAATGCCGCGATTACTGCCGCTTCGATTGGCGGCTCGACGCCCAGGGCACGCCCAAGCTGCTGGAAGTCAACCCCAACCCCGGCTGGTGCTGGGACGGACACATGGCCAAGATGTCCAAGATCGCCGGCATCTCCTATTCCGAGATGCTCGAAGCGATCCTCAAGGCCGCCGAGGACCGCCTCGGACTCCAGGCCGCCCGCGCCAAGACCGCCAACGGCACTCGCAACGGCCAGGCCAACGGGATCGTCGCCGTCGACGCCGCCCGAACGCCAGCCGAAACGGAGTGCTCCAAGACATAA
- a CDS encoding class II aldolase/adducin family protein yields MVTGISQDVVERFVGACREAQRRGLLRCSSGNLSQRVDGGRMLVTATRSWLGRLTADDVALCRIEDGACLDGRRPTVEVNLHAGILRARPEIDVVLHFQSPHATTLACCESRDVNFFVIPEIPFYIGPIGRVPYLTPGSQELADAVVMVMRSHNLALMANHGQVTLARDLDHAIQNAMFFELACQVIVQGGEKVTPLSDEAARNLMALGAV; encoded by the coding sequence ATGGTGACAGGGATTTCGCAGGACGTGGTCGAGCGGTTTGTGGGGGCTTGTCGCGAGGCCCAGCGGCGCGGGCTTCTGCGGTGCAGCAGCGGGAACCTCTCGCAGCGGGTCGATGGCGGGCGGATGCTGGTGACGGCGACGCGGAGCTGGCTGGGCCGGCTGACCGCCGACGACGTGGCGTTGTGCCGGATCGAGGACGGCGCGTGCCTCGACGGCCGACGGCCGACGGTGGAGGTGAACCTGCACGCGGGCATCCTTCGCGCCCGGCCGGAGATCGACGTCGTGCTGCACTTTCAGTCGCCGCACGCCACGACGCTGGCCTGCTGCGAATCGCGCGACGTCAACTTCTTCGTCATTCCCGAAATCCCGTTCTACATCGGCCCGATCGGACGCGTGCCGTACCTGACGCCCGGCTCGCAGGAGCTGGCTGACGCCGTCGTCATGGTCATGCGGAGCCACAACCTGGCGCTGATGGCCAACCACGGCCAAGTGACGCTCGCGCGCGACCTCGACCACGCGATCCAGAATGCGATGTTCTTCGAGCTGGCCTGCCAGGTCATCGTTCAGGGAGGCGAGAAGGTGACGCCGCTGTCGGATGAAGCCGCCCGCAACCTGATGGCCCTCGGCGCCGTCTGA
- a CDS encoding Gfo/Idh/MocA family protein: MSSRSSRLSRRQFLSSAAGAAAGFTIVPRFVLGGPKFVAPSEKVYIAIVGCGGQGRTNARGLFAHDDAQIVAVADPMDQDDYSRFYYGGVAGRLPVKAEVEKHYRQQNPAFQCNDYLDFRELLDKEKGIDAVLCATPDHAHAYVSVAALHRGKHVYCEKPLTLNVHEARVVAKIAAEAGVATQMGNQGRSDEGNRLTCEMVWDGAIGKVGEVHAWSSAGGWSRGRGRPTDTPPVPAGFDWKLWLGPKPDRPYHPAYAPYNWRGWWAFGTGAVGDMSVHNLDPAFAALKLGHPISVEAVKTDFVDAEVIGGNNHVVWEFGAEGDRGPVTIHWYDGGLMPPRPAELEEGRQMGGGGNGVLLIGEKGTIMGGGWSQSPRIIPESKMRDYGRPPRVLPRSKGHHRDWLDACKGGPKACSDFSYGARLTEFVLLGDVAIRAGKKILWDGPNMKVTNAPEAQKFVEAEYRNGFDLTKV; the protein is encoded by the coding sequence ATGAGTAGCAGGAGTTCGAGATTGTCGCGGCGGCAGTTCCTCAGTTCGGCGGCGGGCGCAGCGGCGGGGTTCACCATCGTGCCGCGATTCGTGCTGGGCGGGCCGAAGTTCGTCGCCCCCAGCGAGAAGGTTTACATCGCCATCGTCGGCTGCGGCGGGCAGGGCCGCACCAACGCGCGCGGGCTGTTCGCCCACGATGATGCGCAGATCGTCGCGGTGGCCGATCCGATGGACCAGGACGACTACAGCCGCTTCTACTACGGCGGCGTCGCCGGCCGGCTGCCGGTCAAGGCCGAGGTCGAGAAGCACTACCGCCAGCAGAACCCCGCCTTCCAATGCAACGACTACCTCGACTTCCGTGAGCTGCTCGACAAGGAGAAGGGCATCGACGCCGTGCTGTGCGCGACGCCGGACCACGCCCACGCCTACGTCAGCGTCGCGGCGCTGCATCGCGGCAAGCACGTCTATTGCGAAAAGCCCCTGACGCTCAATGTCCACGAAGCCCGCGTCGTCGCCAAGATTGCCGCCGAGGCGGGCGTCGCCACGCAGATGGGCAATCAGGGCCGCAGCGACGAAGGCAACCGGCTGACCTGCGAAATGGTCTGGGACGGCGCGATCGGCAAGGTCGGCGAGGTCCACGCCTGGAGCAGTGCCGGCGGCTGGTCGCGCGGTCGCGGCCGCCCGACCGACACGCCCCCCGTGCCGGCCGGCTTCGACTGGAAGCTCTGGCTCGGACCCAAACCCGATCGACCCTACCACCCGGCGTACGCCCCGTACAACTGGCGCGGCTGGTGGGCTTTCGGCACCGGCGCCGTCGGCGACATGTCGGTGCACAACCTCGACCCGGCGTTCGCCGCGTTGAAGCTGGGCCACCCGATCAGCGTCGAGGCGGTCAAGACCGACTTCGTCGATGCCGAAGTCATCGGCGGCAACAACCACGTCGTCTGGGAGTTCGGCGCCGAAGGCGATCGGGGCCCGGTGACGATCCACTGGTACGACGGAGGTCTAATGCCGCCGCGACCGGCGGAGCTGGAGGAAGGCCGGCAGATGGGCGGTGGCGGCAACGGCGTACTGCTCATCGGCGAGAAGGGCACGATCATGGGCGGCGGCTGGAGCCAGTCGCCCCGCATTATCCCCGAGTCGAAGATGCGCGACTACGGCCGGCCGCCGCGGGTGCTGCCGCGAAGCAAGGGCCACCATCGCGACTGGCTCGACGCCTGCAAGGGCGGGCCGAAGGCGTGCAGCGATTTCAGCTACGGCGCCCGCCTGACCGAGTTCGTCCTGCTCGGCGACGTCGCCATTCGCGCCGGCAAGAAGATCCTCTGGGACGGGCCCAACATGAAGGTCACCAACGCGCCCGAGGCCCAGAAGTTCGTCGAGGCCGAGTACCGCAACGGCTTCGACCTGACCAAGGTCTGA
- a CDS encoding DUF2442 domain-containing protein, with product MMSAPRIQSVRPLANRHLRVKFVNGVEKDYDCNPLLGLDMFQFLKSEALFKAVKVDPGGYGISWNDDADLSEYELWSNGQELTSAG from the coding sequence ATGATGAGTGCTCCCAGGATTCAGTCGGTCAGGCCTTTGGCGAACAGGCATCTGCGGGTGAAGTTCGTCAACGGGGTGGAGAAGGACTACGACTGTAACCCGCTGCTCGGCTTGGACATGTTCCAGTTCCTCAAGAGCGAGGCCCTCTTCAAAGCGGTCAAGGTGGACCCGGGCGGGTACGGCATCTCCTGGAATGACGACGCCGACTTGAGCGAATACGAGCTGTGGTCGAACGGCCAAGAACTCACATCCGCCGGGTAG
- a CDS encoding DUF4056 domain-containing protein: protein MFWVCLLSMLSAGVFGCRQTVRLAGSAVRQNPLRHIGSSGGWTFNGLDARIPPSYRPGSYASATRRVTFLDPADLGPHGYRFDGTERSGIVYTCRAGHIDVAHVRKAIDWTGYLAAVALEHMEAGRTAFQFKQIEPSLYHVDLTFPEDWTDLDDGQRERIAREVACDLGAYLAWTGLTWHEILTWFGYRPRPWQSEFPSAFSWEDSYSNLLGTHVAVAALRDESRPFDEAVTDLLDGWLADLGAQPGEAAEEITEAMRDRWFSSQGFFTVIHERNFDIGLDDGYVTPSLASAASACEGAGPWPLAVPTLDRPVRHGFSVRVEIEPRVWEERRILTVALGENDEATGRLEPAVHFSPLMDHIAQDAVARGIPRADSEVAGK, encoded by the coding sequence GTGTTTTGGGTATGCCTGTTGTCGATGCTCTCGGCGGGCGTGTTCGGGTGCCGGCAGACGGTCCGGCTGGCCGGGTCGGCGGTGCGTCAGAATCCGCTTCGCCACATCGGGTCGTCCGGCGGTTGGACCTTCAACGGCCTGGACGCCCGCATTCCGCCGAGCTATCGGCCGGGCTCCTATGCCAGCGCCACGCGCCGCGTCACGTTCCTCGATCCGGCCGACCTGGGCCCGCACGGCTACCGGTTCGACGGCACCGAGCGCAGCGGGATCGTGTACACCTGTCGGGCCGGGCATATCGACGTTGCCCACGTGCGCAAGGCCATCGACTGGACGGGGTACCTGGCCGCCGTTGCGCTCGAACACATGGAAGCCGGGCGGACCGCGTTTCAGTTCAAGCAGATCGAGCCGTCTCTGTACCACGTCGATCTGACATTTCCTGAAGACTGGACCGATCTCGACGATGGTCAACGCGAGCGAATCGCCAGGGAGGTCGCGTGCGATCTCGGAGCATATCTCGCCTGGACGGGGCTCACCTGGCACGAGATTCTCACGTGGTTCGGCTACCGCCCCCGGCCCTGGCAGTCGGAGTTCCCGTCGGCCTTCTCCTGGGAAGACAGCTACTCGAACCTGCTCGGCACGCACGTCGCCGTGGCCGCCCTCCGCGACGAGAGCCGGCCGTTCGATGAGGCGGTGACGGACTTGCTCGATGGATGGCTGGCGGACCTCGGGGCCCAGCCGGGCGAGGCGGCCGAGGAGATCACCGAGGCGATGCGAGATCGGTGGTTCTCGTCGCAGGGGTTCTTCACGGTGATTCACGAGCGGAACTTCGATATCGGGCTCGACGATGGATATGTCACACCCTCTCTGGCCTCGGCTGCGTCGGCCTGCGAAGGGGCCGGGCCCTGGCCGCTGGCCGTTCCGACGCTCGACCGTCCGGTTCGGCATGGGTTCTCGGTGCGGGTGGAGATTGAGCCGAGGGTGTGGGAGGAACGTCGCATCCTTACGGTGGCGCTCGGTGAAAACGACGAGGCGACGGGACGGCTCGAACCGGCCGTACACTTCTCGCCGCTCATGGACCACATCGCGCAGGATGCCGTGGCCCGGGGGATTCCCCGTGCCGACAGCGAGGTCGCAGGCAAGTGA
- a CDS encoding molybdopterin-binding protein: MTRTETVRQLVMSMLAAWMGLTGTAGAEVSPSEAPSESVRYMIVVTGGELLAGAYADGHTHFLTRTLYPLGLHCVGSMCVDDTRADIQAALRFATDRAALVIVTGGLGPTDNDVTREAISEFTGTPLREHPELLEAMARRFRVPPDQLRTNLRRQIRTPVSGSYLPNPAGTAVGLVFESDQGAIVALPGPPGELQAIVHSELVPYLARRFGTRLPGRSLMLRFVGLGQSEIDHRIKERMTLDADIIVGSQFEGGRVDFTFTLPDDTPREKQRLDDLKQKIVGIFGESIYAADETSLERHVVNLLRARGATMAMAEIGSGGMVAAALTGADGTGEVVLGAYVAPTMERLHHLLDVHDANWAENASGGEAVPQLATAAARAAESGWAVAVGPLRDDGTVEVAFRRPSGAVESERIALRRYPDGHRDTRFVTTLLDRLRRKLALVAERS; encoded by the coding sequence ATGACGCGGACCGAGACGGTTCGGCAACTTGTGATGTCAATGCTGGCGGCATGGATGGGGCTGACGGGCACAGCGGGGGCCGAGGTCTCGCCGTCCGAGGCACCGTCCGAGTCGGTTCGTTACATGATCGTCGTGACCGGGGGCGAGCTGCTGGCGGGCGCCTACGCCGACGGGCATACCCACTTTCTCACACGGACGCTGTATCCCTTGGGTTTGCACTGTGTCGGCTCGATGTGCGTCGATGACACGCGGGCCGACATCCAGGCGGCTCTTCGCTTCGCTACGGACCGCGCGGCCCTGGTGATCGTCACCGGCGGGCTCGGCCCGACCGACAACGACGTGACGCGCGAGGCGATCAGTGAGTTCACGGGCACGCCGCTGCGCGAGCATCCGGAACTGCTGGAGGCGATGGCGCGGCGGTTCCGCGTGCCGCCCGATCAGCTTCGCACGAACCTGCGCCGCCAGATTCGGACGCCGGTGAGCGGGTCGTATCTTCCCAACCCCGCCGGCACGGCGGTCGGCCTGGTCTTCGAATCAGACCAGGGCGCGATCGTGGCGCTGCCGGGACCGCCGGGCGAATTGCAGGCGATCGTCCACAGCGAACTGGTGCCCTATCTGGCCCGGCGGTTCGGCACGCGGCTGCCCGGTCGCTCGCTGATGCTGCGTTTCGTCGGTCTGGGCCAATCGGAGATCGACCATCGGATCAAAGAGCGCATGACGCTCGACGCGGATATCATCGTCGGCTCGCAGTTCGAGGGCGGTCGCGTCGATTTCACCTTCACGCTGCCCGACGACACGCCGCGAGAGAAACAGCGACTCGATGACCTCAAGCAGAAGATCGTCGGCATCTTCGGCGAGTCGATCTATGCCGCCGACGAGACGTCGCTGGAACGGCACGTCGTCAACCTGCTGCGGGCGCGCGGCGCGACGATGGCGATGGCGGAGATCGGCAGCGGCGGGATGGTGGCGGCCGCATTGACCGGCGCCGACGGCACCGGCGAGGTCGTGCTCGGCGCCTACGTTGCGCCCACGATGGAGCGATTGCACCATCTGCTCGACGTCCATGATGCGAACTGGGCAGAGAACGCATCGGGCGGCGAGGCGGTTCCTCAATTGGCGACGGCCGCCGCGCGCGCCGCCGAGAGCGGCTGGGCCGTCGCCGTCGGCCCGCTGCGTGACGACGGTACCGTGGAGGTGGCGTTCCGCCGCCCGTCCGGCGCCGTCGAAAGCGAGCGAATCGCCCTTCGCAGATATCCCGACGGACATCGGGACACCCGCTTCGTCACCACCCTTCTCGACCGCCTCCGCCGCAAACTCGCGCTCGTCGCCGAACGTTCGTAG
- a CDS encoding MarC family protein, which yields MGLFLDIFTKVFFILSPFFSISMFLLLSGDMDRRTRNYCALRTSVAILVICFAVYFFGNLIFKVLGITVPAFQVGAGTLLFLTAIGMVSGKRSEVGPDKDSDFAVVPLAIPMIVGPGTIGTILVLGMEIGEMDEKLIAAAAILLAVLMISLFLFLAVPIGRLLGQKGLHMMMKLTGLILTAIAAQIIFTGVRTLLNIPPP from the coding sequence ATGGGCCTGTTTCTCGACATCTTCACAAAGGTGTTCTTCATCCTCTCGCCGTTCTTCTCGATCTCGATGTTCCTGCTGCTCTCGGGCGACATGGACCGGCGGACCCGCAACTACTGCGCCCTTCGCACCAGTGTGGCGATCCTGGTCATCTGCTTCGCGGTCTACTTCTTCGGCAACCTGATCTTCAAGGTCCTCGGCATCACCGTCCCCGCCTTTCAAGTCGGCGCCGGCACGTTGCTGTTCCTCACCGCGATCGGCATGGTCTCGGGCAAGCGCTCGGAGGTCGGGCCCGACAAGGACAGCGATTTCGCGGTCGTGCCGCTGGCGATCCCGATGATCGTCGGGCCCGGCACGATCGGCACGATCCTCGTGCTCGGCATGGAGATCGGCGAGATGGACGAGAAGCTCATCGCCGCCGCCGCCATCCTGCTGGCGGTGCTGATGATCTCGCTGTTCCTGTTCCTGGCCGTGCCCATCGGACGCCTGCTCGGCCAGAAGGGCCTGCACATGATGATGAAGCTCACCGGCCTGATCCTCACCGCCATCGCCGCCCAGATCATCTTCACCGGCGTCCGAACCCTCCTGAACATCCCGCCCCCCTGA